In Urechidicola croceus, a single window of DNA contains:
- a CDS encoding Crp/Fnr family transcriptional regulator, with product MSNIWYLESVNLFKILCPHKFAAYKSTHNFNTYNKTDYIYFSEEAANKVYLINEGKVKLGYYTENGDEIVKAILSKGEVFGEKAVLGEEKRNEFAQSINDNTSICPIDAITLQDLIRDNRTFALGFYKFINFRIKKLERRLQLLLYKDTKTRLIEYLNELNEEYGKVCPQTGDAIIEHPYTQRDIACLIGTSRPTLNIVMNELKDAGVIDFERKTIKLLKKTG from the coding sequence ATGAGTAATATTTGGTATCTAGAAAGTGTAAACCTCTTCAAAATTTTATGCCCACATAAATTTGCGGCATATAAATCCACACATAATTTTAATACCTATAATAAAACAGACTATATTTATTTTTCAGAAGAAGCAGCTAATAAAGTATACTTAATTAATGAGGGAAAAGTAAAACTTGGTTATTACACCGAAAATGGAGATGAAATTGTGAAAGCAATACTTTCGAAAGGAGAAGTTTTTGGTGAGAAAGCAGTATTAGGTGAAGAAAAAAGAAATGAATTTGCACAATCAATAAATGATAATACTTCAATTTGTCCAATAGATGCTATTACACTTCAAGATTTAATACGTGATAATAGAACTTTTGCTTTAGGATTTTATAAATTCATTAATTTTAGAATAAAAAAGTTAGAAAGAAGATTACAATTACTTTTATATAAAGACACAAAAACTAGATTGATAGAATATTTAAACGAATTAAACGAGGAGTATGGAAAAGTATGCCCACAAACAGGTGACGCTATTATTGAACATCCTTATACTCAAAGGGATATAGCATGTCTTATTGGAACTTCAAGACCAACTTTAAATATAGTTATGAATGAATTAAAAGATGCTGGTGTTATTGATTTTGAAAGAAAAACCATAAAACTTTTAAAAAAAACAGGATAG
- a CDS encoding anti-sigma factor — MMKKVFLLAIIALGFFAISCDDDDNTTTTSELTLNLTGLEDLGSEYVYEGWIIVDGSPVSSGTFTSVSFPQTFIINSEQLASATTFVLSIEPSVDNDPAPAATKILVGDFSGNSATVSTAIVGDFSNSSGKYILATPTDGSDSNENSGIWFLDLSTGSPAIGLDLPVLDDGWRYEGWAVIDGTPVTSGTFTAIDEADLFDNFSSTMNPGPPFPGEDYLMNAPSGLTFPTDLAGGTAVISIEPYPDNSPAPFTLKPLVGAIAIDAIDHTTYDMSLNISNLPAGSVSR, encoded by the coding sequence ATGATGAAAAAAGTTTTTTTATTAGCAATTATTGCTTTAGGATTTTTCGCAATTTCTTGCGATGACGATGATAACACTACAACAACTTCAGAATTGACACTAAATCTTACAGGTTTAGAAGACTTAGGAAGTGAATATGTGTATGAAGGATGGATAATTGTTGATGGAAGTCCTGTTTCTAGTGGAACTTTTACAAGTGTTTCATTTCCACAAACTTTTATTATTAATAGTGAGCAATTAGCTTCTGCAACTACATTTGTATTATCAATTGAACCATCTGTAGATAATGATCCTGCTCCTGCAGCAACAAAAATATTAGTTGGAGATTTTTCAGGGAATTCGGCAACAGTTTCAACAGCAATAGTTGGTGATTTCTCAAATTCTTCAGGTAAATATATATTAGCAACTCCTACAGATGGAAGTGATAGTAATGAAAATAGTGGTATTTGGTTTTTAGATTTATCTACTGGTTCACCAGCAATAGGTCTAGATTTACCTGTTTTAGATGATGGATGGAGATATGAAGGTTGGGCTGTGATTGATGGTACACCAGTGACTTCAGGTACTTTTACAGCAATTGATGAAGCTGATTTGTTTGATAATTTTAGTAGTACTATGAACCCTGGCCCACCATTTCCAGGAGAAGACTATTTGATGAATGCACCGTCAGGATTAACTTTCCCTACGGATTTAGCTGGAGGTACTGCAGTTATTTCAATTGAACCATATCCAGATAATAGTCCAGCACCATTTACTTTGAAACCATTAGTTGGAGCAATTGCAATTGATGCAATAGACCATACAACATATGATATGTCATTAAATATTTCAAATTTACCAGCAGGAAGTGTAAGTAGATAA